Proteins encoded within one genomic window of Jiangella mangrovi:
- a CDS encoding AraC family transcriptional regulator — protein MPDHWAPTDPLGEALHQMRMNGAFYCRSELSAPWGMTMPAMPGHIWFHIVTSGPAWLQPEDGPPRPLHPGELALVPHGRGHLILGAPGASAPNVMDLEREFSSDRYELIRHGGGGDPTTLICGAVRFDHPAARKLVEALPETIHVEVGGLPHQEWMHSTLRLMAVEAQQLRPGGEEVITRLGDILVIQAIRAWIETDPAARTGWLGALHDEQIGRAISLIHKQPDRDWSVASLATELAMSRSAFADRFTKVVGEPVMQYLTTWRMNLALDALKSEQATAAQLARRLGYRSEAAFARAFKRVVGLPPGAVKRGATPAVHSPATAS, from the coding sequence ATGCCGGACCACTGGGCGCCCACCGACCCGCTCGGCGAGGCGCTGCACCAGATGCGCATGAACGGCGCGTTCTACTGCCGTTCCGAGCTGAGCGCCCCGTGGGGCATGACGATGCCGGCCATGCCGGGGCACATCTGGTTCCACATCGTGACGTCGGGGCCGGCCTGGCTGCAGCCCGAGGACGGCCCGCCGCGGCCGTTGCACCCGGGCGAGCTGGCGCTCGTCCCGCACGGCCGCGGGCACCTGATCCTCGGCGCTCCCGGTGCCTCGGCACCGAACGTCATGGACCTCGAGCGCGAGTTCAGCAGCGACCGGTACGAACTCATCCGCCACGGCGGTGGCGGCGACCCGACGACGCTCATCTGCGGCGCCGTCCGGTTCGACCACCCGGCCGCGCGCAAACTCGTCGAGGCGCTGCCCGAGACCATCCACGTCGAGGTCGGCGGGTTGCCGCACCAGGAGTGGATGCACAGCACGCTGCGGCTCATGGCGGTCGAGGCGCAGCAGCTACGCCCCGGCGGTGAAGAAGTCATCACCCGGCTCGGCGACATCCTGGTCATCCAGGCCATCCGCGCCTGGATCGAGACCGACCCCGCCGCCCGCACCGGCTGGCTCGGCGCCCTGCACGACGAGCAGATCGGCCGCGCCATCTCGCTCATCCACAAGCAGCCCGACCGCGACTGGTCGGTGGCGAGCCTCGCGACCGAGCTCGCGATGTCCCGCTCCGCCTTCGCCGACCGCTTCACCAAGGTCGTCGGCGAGCCCGTCATGCAGTACCTGACGACGTGGCGCATGAACCTCGCCCTCGACGCCCTGAAGTCCGAGCAGGCGACGGCGGCACAGCTGGCCAGACGCCTCGGGTACCGCTCCGAGGCCGCCTTCGCCCGCGCCTTCAAACGCGTCGTCGGCCTCCCGCCCGGCGCCGTCAAACGCGGCGCGACCCCGGCCGTCCACAGCCCCGCGACGGCGAGTTGA
- a CDS encoding DUF1772 domain-containing protein — MSDSLETIATVVMITGSALLAGITFFYSNTLMPALAQRPVTEAIALIQRTNVVILNPVFGLVFGGSSLLSLGLTVSTLFRLDRPASGLLLAASIVYFVGMFVVTMAANVPLNDELAAVDPESAAGAEVWERYRTRWIPWNNVRVLSSTASVVLFALYLIRR; from the coding sequence ATGTCGGACAGCCTCGAGACCATCGCCACCGTCGTCATGATCACCGGCAGTGCCCTCCTGGCGGGCATCACGTTCTTCTACTCCAACACCCTGATGCCGGCCTTGGCGCAGCGCCCGGTCACTGAGGCGATCGCCCTGATCCAGAGGACCAACGTCGTGATCCTCAACCCGGTCTTCGGACTGGTGTTCGGCGGGAGCTCGCTGCTCTCGCTCGGCCTGACCGTCAGCACGCTCTTCCGGCTGGACCGGCCGGCGTCGGGCCTGCTGCTGGCCGCGTCCATCGTGTACTTCGTCGGCATGTTCGTCGTGACCATGGCCGCAAACGTCCCGCTCAACGACGAGCTGGCCGCCGTCGACCCGGAGAGCGCGGCCGGGGCGGAGGTCTGGGAGCGCTACCGAACCCGCTGGATCCCCTGGAACAACGTCCGGGTCCTCAGCTCGACGGCGTCGGTGGTGCTGTTCGCCCT
- a CDS encoding helix-turn-helix domain-containing protein, translated as MTSNPADITARTADGRPWVVYDHDEAKRSISPAALAEARAQLDTDVAAYQLAEIRKAQGRTQTEVAADMGVSQKRVSAIESADLAKTEVDTIARYVEALGGRVRVVADFPEGSITIR; from the coding sequence GTGACCTCGAACCCCGCGGACATCACCGCCCGGACCGCCGACGGCCGGCCCTGGGTCGTCTACGACCACGACGAGGCGAAGCGGTCCATCAGCCCGGCGGCCCTGGCCGAGGCCCGGGCGCAGCTCGACACCGACGTCGCCGCCTACCAGCTCGCCGAGATCCGCAAGGCCCAGGGCCGCACCCAGACCGAGGTCGCCGCGGACATGGGTGTCAGCCAGAAGCGGGTCAGCGCCATCGAGTCCGCCGACCTGGCGAAGACCGAGGTCGACACCATCGCCCGCTACGTCGAGGCACTCGGCGGCCGGGTGCGGGTCGTGGCCGACTTCCCCGAGGGCAGCATCACCATCCGCTGA
- a CDS encoding NAD(P)H-binding protein — MNATTLVIGGKGKTGGRIVERLTASGADVRIGSRSSAIPFDWADRSTWPAALAGARRVYISYYPDIIVPGALDAIAALIEAARTAGVERLVLLSGRGEEAAQAAERLVQASGLEWTIVRCAWFNQNFDEGYLLDPILAGEVVLPAGDMPEPFLDTDDIADVAVAALAEDSHVGEVYELTGPRLMTFAETVAEISKATGREIAYVPVSLDDYKAAMAAEDVPADIAWLIGSLFAELHKGRNAHLSDGVQRALGREPKDFADYARDAAARGVWDA, encoded by the coding sequence ATGAACGCCACCACCCTCGTCATCGGCGGCAAGGGCAAGACCGGCGGCCGGATCGTCGAGCGACTGACGGCCAGCGGCGCCGACGTCCGTATCGGGTCGCGGTCGTCCGCGATCCCGTTCGACTGGGCCGACCGCTCGACCTGGCCGGCCGCGCTGGCCGGGGCCCGCCGGGTCTACATCTCGTACTACCCCGACATCATCGTGCCGGGCGCCCTCGACGCGATCGCCGCGCTGATCGAGGCGGCCCGCACGGCCGGCGTCGAGCGGCTGGTCCTGCTGTCCGGCCGCGGCGAGGAGGCCGCGCAGGCCGCCGAGCGGCTCGTGCAGGCATCCGGGCTTGAGTGGACGATCGTCCGCTGTGCCTGGTTCAACCAGAACTTCGACGAGGGCTACCTGCTCGACCCGATCCTCGCCGGCGAGGTCGTGCTGCCGGCCGGCGACATGCCGGAGCCGTTCCTCGACACCGACGACATCGCCGACGTCGCCGTGGCGGCGCTGGCGGAGGACAGCCACGTCGGCGAGGTGTACGAGCTGACCGGGCCGCGGCTGATGACGTTCGCCGAGACGGTCGCCGAGATCTCCAAGGCCACCGGCCGCGAGATCGCCTACGTCCCCGTCTCGCTGGACGACTACAAGGCGGCGATGGCGGCCGAGGACGTGCCGGCGGACATCGCCTGGCTGATCGGCTCGCTCTTCGCCGAGCTGCACAAGGGCCGCAACGCGCACCTGAGCGACGGCGTCCAGCGGGCCCTGGGCCGCGAGCCCAAGGACTTCGCCGACTACGCCCGCGACGCCGCCGCCCGCGGCGTGTGGGACGCCTGA
- a CDS encoding type II toxin-antitoxin system RelE/ParE family toxin: protein MDRWTIIQHPDVVAWRKGLNEAQAALVADALDRLSQDGPGLGRPLVDTIRGSRHHHLKELRARTIRVLFAFDPQRRAVLLVGGDKRGEWSRWYDTAVATADARYDEWLDAMTKEERP from the coding sequence GTGGACCGATGGACGATCATTCAGCACCCCGACGTCGTGGCCTGGCGGAAGGGTCTGAACGAAGCCCAAGCCGCGCTGGTGGCTGACGCACTCGATCGCCTCTCCCAGGACGGGCCCGGCCTGGGACGACCGCTCGTCGACACCATCAGGGGCAGCCGGCATCACCACCTGAAGGAGCTGCGAGCCCGCACGATCCGGGTGCTGTTCGCGTTCGACCCGCAGCGGCGCGCCGTCCTCCTGGTCGGCGGCGACAAACGAGGCGAGTGGAGTCGCTGGTACGACACCGCCGTCGCGACGGCGGACGCACGCTACGACGAATGGCTCGACGCGATGACGAAGGAGGAGCGACCGTGA